A part of Marinomonas rhizomae genomic DNA contains:
- a CDS encoding LysR family transcriptional regulator, with protein sequence MNDISAFVAVARAGGFREAARVENISASRLSDAIRRLERELGVRLFHRNTRSVVLTEVGLVLLERMNPVMNEFDSALDMVNLYRDKPSGKLRLNVPVSAVKLILPAIVPEFLEAYPDIELEVTAESDAINIIDAGFDAGIRYDERLEQDMIAVPIGPRQQRYALAAAPKLLDRLGRPAHPRDLLNYPCLTGRFRSGLANTWGFEKDNEVIEIKVSGPLVVNIGSVLDLAVDAAVAGTGVVYLFEEWLQPYFDSGQLEPILDNWWLSFSGPYLYYSGRRLVPTPLRTFIDFVKSRDIN encoded by the coding sequence ATGAATGACATTTCGGCATTTGTTGCTGTTGCTAGAGCTGGTGGTTTTCGTGAGGCCGCAAGAGTAGAAAATATAAGCGCTTCACGTTTAAGTGATGCCATACGACGCTTAGAAAGGGAGTTGGGAGTACGATTGTTTCATCGTAATACTCGCAGTGTTGTCCTTACGGAAGTCGGTTTGGTTTTGTTAGAACGTATGAATCCTGTTATGAATGAATTTGATTCAGCGTTAGATATGGTCAATCTATATCGTGATAAACCCTCGGGTAAACTTCGTCTTAACGTACCTGTTAGTGCCGTAAAATTAATATTGCCAGCTATTGTCCCTGAATTTTTGGAGGCCTATCCTGATATTGAACTTGAAGTGACGGCGGAGAGCGATGCTATCAATATTATTGATGCAGGTTTCGATGCTGGTATTCGTTATGACGAGCGACTAGAACAGGATATGATTGCTGTGCCTATAGGACCACGTCAACAACGATATGCATTAGCCGCAGCGCCTAAATTATTAGATAGGTTAGGTCGACCAGCTCACCCTCGTGACCTATTGAATTATCCTTGTTTAACGGGTCGGTTTCGATCAGGGTTAGCCAACACTTGGGGATTTGAGAAAGATAATGAAGTTATAGAGATCAAAGTTTCAGGTCCTTTAGTGGTTAATATAGGTAGCGTTCTAGATCTTGCTGTTGATGCAGCTGTTGCTGGCACGGGTGTTGTTTATTTGTTTGAAGAATGGCTACAGCCTTATTTTGACTCAGGGCAACTTGAACCTATTCTTGACAATTGGTGGTTGTCTTTTAGCGGG
- a CDS encoding aldo/keto reductase family oxidoreductase yields MVNIQQAGTFKLGNKTINRMGYGAMQLAGSGVFGLPKDKKEAIAVLQAAIESGINHIDTSDFYGPHITNQIIREALHPYTKELALVTKVGTLRNEKGDWLPAFSKPELIQAVHDNLTNLGIEQIEVVNLRAMFDAHGPAEGSIAEPFSVLAELQKEGLINHLGVSNVTANQIEEARSIAPIVCVQNQYNLVHRRDDALIDLLAKEGIAYTPFFPLGGFTPLQSSILEEVAISLNATVMQVALAWLLQRSANILLIPGTSSTKHLQQNLAAAELILPSEAIAKLNNIAVNI; encoded by the coding sequence ATGGTTAACATTCAACAAGCTGGTACATTCAAGCTCGGTAATAAAACAATCAACCGAATGGGTTACGGTGCTATGCAGTTGGCTGGCTCCGGCGTTTTTGGTCTACCTAAAGATAAAAAAGAAGCCATTGCAGTCCTTCAAGCCGCAATAGAAAGTGGCATTAACCATATCGACACCTCCGATTTTTACGGCCCACACATAACGAACCAAATCATTCGTGAGGCATTACACCCTTATACTAAAGAACTAGCATTGGTGACTAAGGTTGGTACTCTTCGGAATGAGAAAGGCGATTGGTTGCCCGCTTTTTCAAAGCCTGAACTTATTCAAGCCGTACATGATAATCTAACCAACCTTGGCATAGAACAAATCGAGGTAGTCAATCTGCGAGCTATGTTTGATGCTCATGGCCCAGCCGAAGGCTCTATTGCAGAACCATTTTCCGTACTTGCCGAGTTACAAAAAGAAGGTCTGATAAATCACTTAGGTGTCAGTAATGTTACTGCAAATCAAATTGAAGAAGCACGCAGTATCGCACCAATTGTTTGCGTACAGAACCAGTACAATCTAGTGCACAGAAGAGACGATGCACTTATTGATCTGCTTGCAAAAGAAGGCATTGCCTATACACCTTTCTTTCCACTTGGCGGCTTCACACCACTACAATCATCCATTTTAGAAGAAGTTGCGATATCGCTAAACGCGACAGTAATGCAAGTCGCTTTGGCTTGGTTGCTTCAGCGTTCAGCTAATATTCTATTAATACCAGGAACATCTTCAACTAAACATCTACAACAAAACTTAGCCGCAGCAGAGTTGATTTTACCGAGTGAGGCCATTGCCAAATTAAATAACATTGCTGTTAATATCTAA